The following nucleotide sequence is from Gymnodinialimonas phycosphaerae.
GGAGAGCTGGAAGACAGCTCGCTGATGGCGCGCAAGATCTGCGAGACCCAGCGCCGGATGATCGCAGCGCCCTCCTACTTCGAGGAATACGGTCGGCCCGAGCGGATCGATGACCTGAACGAGCACAAGCTGCTGCATTATTCGAACGCCTCGTCGGGCAACGTCTGGAAGCTGACGGCCCCCTCGGGCGAGTTGCGCCAGGTGCGCACCGCCGGGTGGTTGACCGTGAACGACGGCCAAAGCCTGCTGAATGCCGCTGTCGGTGGCCTCGGCATCGCCTATCTTCCCAGCTTTCTGTACGCAGAGCCGATGCGTCAGGGTCTTTTGATCGACGCGATGCCGGATTTGCCCTCGAACGTCCAAGGCGTCTACGCCGTCTATCCACCGGGCCGCTACATTCAGCCCAAGGTGCGCTCCTTCATCGATTACCTGGTCGAAGTCTTCCGCGACAAAGGCCCCGAAGACTGGTAACGCCCCAACCCCCTTGCCGCGCTCTTCGGGAACGGTTTGCAAACCGAACGCCCCCCGAGAGCCCCCTTGATCCCGGACGATGCCTTGTGCGTCGTCCGGGATTTTTTTGGTCGGTATCAGAAGGGGGCACGGAACGCACTGGCCAACGATTGCGCGCGTGATCCGTCACCAATAGGCAGGTTAGGGTCTGTTTCAGGGATTGGCCAACACAACCTCGACCCGGCGATTTGCCTCGCGGCCTTCGGGGGTGGTGTTGGGCGCGCGGGGGGAGAGGAAGCCAATGCCTTGCGCCTCGACCTGTGTGGGCACGACGCCGAGTTCTTCGGTCAAGAACTGGCGCACGGCCAAGGCGCGGGCACGGGAGAGGGCGATATTGCCCGAAAGCGATCCCAAGGCATCGGTGTGACCGACCAGGACGACCTGTCGGGTCGGATCTTCGGCCAGAAAAGCAGCCAACGCGGTGAGTGAGGCATAGCGCTCACCGCTCAGCTCCGCGGCCCCGGTTTGAAATTGCAGGTCCTCCAGCGGTGCAGCACCGAAAGCCGTGAGCAGTGCGATCAGGTCCGTGGGCGGTGTCTCGGGCAATTCGGTGCCCGGATCCGGGGTGCGTGTGGATTGAATGACGGGGGCCTCGGCCTGGGACGGCGGTTGGATCAGGGAAAGGTGCACGAAGCCGGTCGCGCCGCCGCGAGAGATCATCAGCGCTGCCTCGGTCTCTCCATCCTCGGAGAGGGCGCTGAGATAGTGGAAGTCACCCAAATCCACGTGCATCTCCGGCGCGCTTCCGACGGAAAGGGCATGGCGGAAATCAAAGCCACCACAGGCGGTGGCGAAACAGGTGAAGGGGACAGTGAAACCCTGCATTTCGATCTGGTCACGCAGGCTGGTCAGAAGACCCGCGGTTGTGATGTCTTCGCCGGTAATGCGCCACGTAAACTGCTGCACGGCACCGGTGGCGGCATGGGTAGGCAGGCCGGTGTCAGACCACGGGCCCGTGGCAATCAGATGCTGGCCGTCCACCGCAGGCGTCGTGGACACGAGGTCAGCGGTGCCGGGAAAGGCAAGTTCCAGCGCGTGGCCGGGCGAGGGCAGACACAGTAAGGCTGTGCACAGCAGAACCGTGCTGCCAAGTCGTTGCGCGCCTCTTGGTGTCACTGGGCCGTTCCGCCTTCTTTCTCTCGGTAAACGTAGGTTCCCACAGGTTTCATCCCCAAGGAAGTGTAAAGCCCATGGGCCGCCGCGTTTTCGCGGGTGACGAGGATGGATAGCCACGTTGCGCCGTTATCCGCCGCCCATTTTGCAGCCGTGCGCATCATATGGACGGCGAGGCCTTTGCGGCGACCTGCGGGGGCCACGTCGAGGGCATGGAGCATGGCGATATCGCCGTGGATGCCGATGTAGCCCGCGCCTGCGGGCTTGTCCAAGATGCGCCCGAACAGTGACGTCTTGGGACAGGTTGCGCGATTCATGATGGCGCGTCGCGGGGCGGTGATGCCGCCGGCCTCCCAAAGCTCGGTCTGGATCGCGAGGGGGGGCCAGATGGTGAAAGCGGTCACGGGGGGCGGCGTGGCGGCAAGGTCGGTGGCGCGGATCACCATCGCGTCGGTGTGGTCGCGGGTGGTATAGCCTTGGGCATCCAGCATGTCGGAGAGGGGCATTTGATGATCCAGCACCTGGAACAAGGGCCTCCGGCCCTGTGCCTCCATGGCCGCCTGCGCGGCGGCCAACCCCTCCTCGCTTGCGCTCCTCGCAGTTGGAATGGTGAGGCGGGCGGCGCTGACACGGTTGCCGCCGGGATCATGGCTGGGGACAGTGAAAGGGCCGA
It contains:
- a CDS encoding LysR family transcriptional regulator, which gives rise to MDRLTEMEAFATVVDQGGFTDAAKKMGISKSAVSKHVSSLEARLGARLLNRTTRRVSPTEIGLAYYDRARRVLNDAGEADALVTAMQSAPSGTLRVSIATDFGVNHVSPILGDFLHAFPEITVNMVLNNRYVELISEGFDMAIRVGELEDSSLMARKICETQRRMIAAPSYFEEYGRPERIDDLNEHKLLHYSNASSGNVWKLTAPSGELRQVRTAGWLTVNDGQSLLNAAVGGLGIAYLPSFLYAEPMRQGLLIDAMPDLPSNVQGVYAVYPPGRYIQPKVRSFIDYLVEVFRDKGPEDW
- a CDS encoding GNAT family N-acetyltransferase codes for the protein MNIADLIPVLAATWPAADSQTVGPFTVPSHDPGGNRVSAARLTIPTARSASEEGLAAAQAAMEAQGRRPLFQVLDHQMPLSDMLDAQGYTTRDHTDAMVIRATDLAATPPPVTAFTIWPPLAIQTELWEAGGITAPRRAIMNRATCPKTSLFGRILDKPAGAGYIGIHGDIAMLHALDVAPAGRRKGLAVHMMRTAAKWAADNGATWLSILVTRENAAAHGLYTSLGMKPVGTYVYREKEGGTAQ
- a CDS encoding OmpA family protein — its product is MTPRGAQRLGSTVLLCTALLCLPSPGHALELAFPGTADLVSTTPAVDGQHLIATGPWSDTGLPTHAATGAVQQFTWRITGEDITTAGLLTSLRDQIEMQGFTVPFTCFATACGGFDFRHALSVGSAPEMHVDLGDFHYLSALSEDGETEAALMISRGGATGFVHLSLIQPPSQAEAPVIQSTRTPDPGTELPETPPTDLIALLTAFGAAPLEDLQFQTGAAELSGERYASLTALAAFLAEDPTRQVVLVGHTDALGSLSGNIALSRARALAVRQFLTEELGVVPTQVEAQGIGFLSPRAPNTTPEGREANRRVEVVLANP